The genomic DNA CGTCGGCAACCACGGCAAAACCACGCCCCGCCTCACCGGCACGGGCGGCTTCGATGGCAGCGTTGAGCGCCAGCAGGTTGGTCTGTTCGGCTACCGACTTGATCACATCCATGACACTGCCGATTTTCTGGCTTTCCTGCTGCAGCAGGTTCATGGCTTCAGTGGAGCGGTGCACTTCCTCGGCCAGGCGTTCGATCTGGCTGATCGCTTCGCCGACCACGCGATCACCTGCGCGTGCTTCGTCATCGGCACCGGTCGCTGCGTGCGATGCCTGCTCGGCATTGCGCGCCACTTCCTGAACGGTCGCGGCCATTTCGTGCATGGCGGTAGCGACCTGGTCGGTTTCGACCTTCTGGCTGTTTGCGCCCGCGCTGGTCTGCTCGGTGACCGCCGACAGTTCCTCAGCGGCGCTGGCGATCTGCGTGACACCGTCGCGGATACCGGTGATGAGCTCGCGCAGGGTGCTGCCCATGCGGGCAATGCCTTGTTGCAGCACGCCGATTTCGTCGCGACGGGTAACCCGCAGGTTGTGGGTAAGGTCGCCACCAGCGATGCGCTCCACCGCTTGCAGTGTGTCGTGCAGTGGGCGGGTGATCTGGCGGGTGATCAGCACCGCCGCCAGTACACCGACCAGCAGGGCCAGCAACGTGGCGATGGTCTGCAGGCTACGCGCCTGGGCACTCTCGGCGTCGCGGCGGTCGATCTGGATCTTGTACAGCGCGTCGCTGCGCTTGACGATATCGCCGCCTTGCACGGTCATCTCTGCACGGGCGGTGGTGATGTCGGCGACTGCATCGCGGAACTGGCGCACGGCCTCGCGGTAGGCCTGTATCGATTGCTCCAACTGCTGCACGCGCGTGGCTTCGGCAGGCAGCTGACGCTTCAGGTTGTCGATCTCGGCAAGTGCCGACTCCAGCTGGCGCAGCGCGGCCTGTTCGTTGGCCGCAGAGTTGTCGGCAATGTAACCGCGCACATCCACTCGCACTTGCAGCAGTTGCTGGCGCGCCTTGCTGATCAGTTGGTATTGCGCCAGGCGCACGCTATCGGCTTCGGGGCGGCCCATCACGTCCTCGCCGAGCAGATCCATGGCCTCGTCGGCCTTGGCAGCCGATACGTTCATCGCGTCACGTGCAGCCAGCGAGCCTTTGTAGCCTGCACGCATCTTGTTCAGCGAGACTTCGTACTCGCTGATGGTCTGGCCCAGCTCTTTGAGCAGCTTGACGTTTTCCGGGCTCTTGAAAGTACTGACCAGGTATTGCTGCTGCTTGCTGAAGGCATCCAGCTTGGCCTGGGTGTTGGCTGCGGCAGCATCGTCGCCATTGGCGATCATGTATTGCAGGCGCGCCACGCGCAGGTCGGTCAGGTCTTTGTTGAGCTTGCCGATGTCCCCCATCCAGTTGCTGCGGTCGATGAGGCTGCCCAGGCTGGTCCAGCCGGTCAGGGCCAGCAGGCCGGTGAGGACCAGCACCAGGCCGAAGCCCAGGCCGAGTTTGAGGTTGACGCTGATGTTGGCAAACCAGCTGTTCATGCACGCTCTCCAGAAATGATTTCGCTCACTTGATCAATCGTCGATCGCGAGGCGTTGTTGTTCTGGATGCCCGCTGAATCGTGCAGGGGTTATCGGCAAATGGCGGGGAAGCTGAAACGCTTTTTCAACTCAATTGCAACACCACGCGCGGCAGCGGGCTTGCCGCGCGCAGGGAATCCTTGAAATTTCAAAGGCTTCGCGCACTGAACGTGTCGCAGCTGTTCACATCACCCTGGGCAAACCCGGCCTTGAACCAACGCACCCGCTGCGCCGAGGTGCCATGGGTAAAGGAGTCAGGTACCACGCGCCCCTGGCCTTTTTGCTGCAGTCGGTCATCACCGATGGCATTGGCAGCATTGAGCGCTTCCTCGACATCCCCTGGCTCCAGCCAGTTCAGGCGTTGCTGCGCCTGGTATGCCCATACCCCGGCCAGGCAGTCAGCCTGGAGCTCCTGGCGCACCAGCAAACCATTGTCACCCTCCAGGCGCTGGCCTGCGCGGCGTGCGGCATCGACCTTGGCCGACACGCCAAGCAAGGTTTGCACGTGGTGGCCGATCTCGTGGGCGATCACGTAGGCCTGGGCGAAGTCGCCTGCGGCGGCGAAGCGGGTTTCCATTTCACGGAAGAACGACATGTCCAGGTACACCCGCTGGTCGGCCGGGCAGTAGAACGGCCCCACCGCCGCTGAAGCGAAGCCGCAGGCGGAATTCACCTGGCCGCTGAACAGCACCAGCTTAGGGTCGCGATACTGCTTGCCAGCCTGCGAGAACAGAGCCTTCCAGGTGTCTTCGGTGTCGCCCAGGATCGACGCGACGAACTGGGCCTGCTCGTCGTTGGCCGCTGGGGCCTTGGTGCCCGCGCCGCTTGGCGCCTGCTGCTGTTCCATCTGCCCGGTCAGCTGGCCGAGGATCTGCAGCGGGTCCTGGCCAGTGAGCCAGCCGATGCCGACGATCAGCAGGATGGCCCCGAGCCCCAGACCCTTGCCGCCGCCAAAGCGCATGCCACCACCGCCGCCACCTTGGCCACGGGCATCAACCACATTGTCGCTACGACGGCCTTTTCGCCATTCCATGAATTGCACTCCAGAGCGTGAAACATGAAGACAAAGGTTAGTTCACGGCAGCCAAAGGTACTAATGCATAACCATTTGGTTAAGTAACGGTCGGCGGAATTCAATATTCATCTGGGGCGACCTATCCGAAACTGCAAGTCCGCCTGCGAACCACAGGCGCTTTGATAACTCCAAGAGAGGAAAACGGCATGCCCGCCCAGGACAACAGCCGCTTCGTGATCCGTGATCGCAACTGGCACCCCAAGGCCCTGACGCCCGACTACAAGACTTCCATTGCCCGCTCGCCGCGCCAGGCATTGGTCAGCATCCCGCAGTCGATCAGCGAAACCACCGGCCCGGACTTCACCCACCTGGGCTTCGGCGCCCACGACCATGACCTGCTGCTGAACTTCAACAACGGCGGCCTGCCGATTGGTGAGCGCATCATCGTTGCCGGCCGTGTCGTCGACCAGTACGGCAAGCCAGTGCCCAATACCTTGGTAGAAATGTGGCAGGCCAACGCCGGTGGCCGCTATCGCCACAAGAACGATCGCTATCTGGCCCCGCTGGACCCGAATTTCGGTGGCGTCGGCCGCTGCCTGACCAACAGTGAAGGCTACTACAGCTTCCGCACCATCAAGCCCGGCCCATACCCATGGCGCAACGGCCCGAACGACTGGCGCCCGGCGCACATCCACTTCGGCATAAGCGGCCCGTCAATCGCCACCAAGCTGATCACTCAGCTGTATTTCGAGGGCGATCCGCTGATCCCGATGTGCCCTATCGTCAAGTCGATCGCCAACCCTGAAGCGGTGCAGCAACTGATCGCCAAGCTCGACATGAGTAACGCCAACCCCATGGATTGCCTGGCGTACCGCTTCGACATCGTGCTGCGCGGCCAGCGCAAGACCCACTTCGAAAACTGCTGAGGACCCCGCCATGCCAATCGAACTGCTGCCGGAAACCCCCTCGCAGACCGCCGGCCCCTACGTGCACATCGGCCTGGCACTGGAAGCGGCCGGTAACCCTACCCGTGACCAGGAAATCTGGAACCGCATGGCCAAGCCAGAGGCGCCGGGTGAACACATCCTGTTGATCGGTCATGTATACGACGGTAACGGCCACTTGATTCGCGATTCGTTCCTTGAGCTCTGGCAAGCCGATACCAACGGCCAGTACCAAGATGACTACAACTTGGAGAACGCCTTCAACAGCTTCGGTCGTACTGCCACCACCTTCGATGCCGGTGAGTGGACCGTCCAGACCGTCAAGCCCGGCGTGGTGAACAACGCTGCCGGTGTCCCGATGGCCCCGCACATCAACATCAGCCTGTTTGCCCGCGGCATCAATATCCACTTGCACACGCGGCTGTATTTCGATGATGAGGCCGAAGCGAACGCCAAGTGCCCGGTGCTCAACCTTATCGAGCAGCCACAGCGCCGTGAAACCTTGATTGCCAAGCGTTGCGAGGTGGACGGCAAGACGGCGTATCGTTTCGATATCCGTGTTCAGGGGGAAGGGGAGACAGTTTTCTTCGACTTCTGACAGGTGATTTTGGGGCTGCAATGCAGCCCCAATTTCAGCCTTTCACCGGCTTGAGGTCGAATGCATCGCCTTGGTACTGGAACAGCAGGCAATCGGCAGCGCCAGTGCAGCCACTCTCATGCACAAGGTCGACAGGCAGTTTGTAGTATGCCCCGGCCGAATACTCGGTGCGCTTGCCCTCGATTACCGCATAGAACGTACCACTCAACACTACTGTCGGTAGTGCCTGGCTGTGCTGGTGCAAGCCGTTGTCAGTCCCTTTCCGGAATCTCACATACGCCGAATACGGCCCCTTGCCAAAAATGTCGCCCTCGACGTTGGCATAGCTGACCGCGCCCTGGGTATTGGGTACTTCCTGCCACTTCAACTTCGCGCTATCGGTTACAGATACGGTTTTTTCCCCTGCGTGGGCGGTGGCTGCCAACGCGGCGAGTGTGAGAACGGCCATGCCTGCCTGCAATGATTTCATGGTGAAGCTCCTTCGCTGGAATGACGGTGCAGCGAAGGTTAAATAAACTCTGTGCGCACAAATACGGCCTTGATTAGCCATGACTTGTACCTTAAAAGCACAGGTCAGGGTCGCCACGGTGGGCGCGTATAGAAGGCTTGCACAAAGTCGAGCAACGCACGCACCTTGGGCGCCAGGTAACGGCTCTGTGGATAGACCGCATACAGGCCCCGTGCTGCTAGCCGCCAATCGGCCAGCACTGGCACCAGGCGCCCATCAGCCAGGGCATCCTGAACGATGAAACAATCGAAGCTGGCGATGCCTAAGCCGCCGATAGCCGCAGCACGCAGGGCCATTGGCGAGTTGGCGCTTACGCGTCGGGGCATAAGGATTTGCCGCTGCTCACCTGCCTCGTTGGCAAGCAGCAGGCGCTGAGGGTGAAGTAGTTGGCTATAGCCGAGCAGTGGGTGGCTGGCCAGATCGTCTGGCGAGGCAGGTGTACCGTGCCGTTCGAGGTAGCGGGGAGCGGCCACCAGCAGTACCTCGCTGGTGGCCAGCCGTCGCGCTACCAGGCTTGAGTCAGGCAGGTGATCGGTAACCCGAAGGCAGATGTCGATCTCTTCTTCCAGCAAGTCGATGAATCGGTCGCTGCAGTGCAGCTCGATCTGCAACTGGGGATAGCGCTCGACGAACTCCGGTAGCCAGCGGCCAAGTTCCAGCTCGCCGAAGGCGGTAGCCACGCCCAGGCGCAGGGTGCCAGAGGGCTGTTTTTGATGTTCGGACAGCTCCAGGGTCATCGCCTGCATCTGTTCGAGGATCTGCACGCAGTGGCGGTAGAACAGCGCACCGGCTTCGGTCAGGTGCAGACGGCGGGTGGTTCGTGCCAGTAATTGTGTGCCCAGATGGCGCTCAAGTTGCGTCACTTGGCGTGACAGAGCGGTATGCGACAGGCCCGCCTGGCTGGCCGCGGCGCTGAAGCTGCCGAGGTCGACGACCCGGCGGAAGGTCTGCATGGCACTTAACTGGTCCATCGGCACTACTCTCCTGGCTGCGTATAGCGGGGCCAGCGAGGCCCCGCCACTACGCGGATCAGCGCCGAACCAGCAGCACCCCGCTCTCCATGTGATGGGTATACGGGAACTGGTCAAACAGCGCGCAACGTTCGATACGGTGGGTATCTTGAAGCTGAGAAATGTTCTGCGCCAGAGTTTCTGGGTTGCACGAGATGTAGAGGATGCGCTCGAAGCGCCGTGTCAGCTCGCAAGTATCCGGGTCCATCCCCGCACGCGGTGGGTCGACGAACACCGTACCGAACGCATAACTCTTCAGGTCGATCCCTTCCAGCCGGCGGAACGGGCGAACCTCGTTCAGCGCCTGGGTCAGCTCTTCCGCCGACAGGCGCACCAGCCGCACGTTATCCACCGCGTTCTCGCTTAGATTGCTCAGGGCGGCGTTGACCGAGGTCTTGCTGATTTCGGTGGCCAGCACCTGGCGTACGCGGGTGGCCAGGGGCAGGGTGAAGTTGCCGTTGCCGCAGTACAGTTCCAGCAGGTCGTCATCGCGCTCGCCGATGGCGTCATACGCCCAGCTCAGCATCTTCTGGTTCACCGCGCCGTTGGGCTGGGTGAATGCGCCCTCCGGCTGGCGATAGCTGAACACGCGGCCAGCCACGTCGAGTTTCTCCACGGCGTAATCACGGCCGATGACCAGCCGCTTGCCCTTCGAGCGGCCGATCAGGCTCACGCCCAGTTCTTCGGCCAACTGCCGTGCTGCCACTTCCCAGGCATCGTCCAGCGGGCGGTGGTAGCACATCGTGACCATCGCATCGCCGGCAAGGGTGGTGAGGAACTCCACCTGGAACAGGCGATTGCTCAGTTCGTCACTTGCCTGCCAGGCAGCCTTGAGGCGTGGCATCAATGCGTTGATGCGTTCGCTGGCGATGGGGAAATCGTCGATCAGGATGGCCTTGTGCTTCTCGCCCGGAGCGAACATCGCATAGTGGCGCTGGCCGTCCTCGCGCCACAGGCGGAACTCGGCACGCAAGCGATAATGCTCGCGCGGCGAGTCGAATACAGCGGGCTGCGGCGCACCGAAGGGGGCCAGCAGCTCGCGCAGGCGGGTAACCTTGGCCTGCAGTTGCGCGTCGTAGGCGCTAGGATCGAAGGCAGCACTCATGCGTTGAACCAGCCCAGCTTGATGACGAACAGGATGGAAAGGATCACCAGTGCCGGGTTCAGGTCGCGGCGGCGGCCGGAGATCAGCTTGACGGCGGTCCAGCTGATGAAGCCGAAGGCGATACCGTTGGCGATCGAGTAGGTCAGCGGCATGGCCAGGGCGGTGACCACTACCGGTGCGGCCTCGGTCACGTCGTCCCAGTTTATTTCCGCCAGGCCCGAAGCCATCAGCACGGCGACGAACAGCAGCGCCGGTGCGGTGGCGAAGGCCGGTACGCTACCGGCCAGCGGGGCGAAGAACAGCGCCAGCAGGAACAGTACGGCCACCACGATGGCGGTCAGGCCGGTGCGGCCACCGGCGCTCACGCCTGCCGCCGACTCGATGTAGCTGGTGGTGGTCGAGGTGCCCAGCAGCGAACCGGCCATGGCCGCAGTGCTGTCGGCGATCAGGGCACGGCCCATCTTCGGCATGTGGCCGTCCTTGCCCATCAGGCCAGCGCGCTTGGCCACGGCGATCAGGGTGCCGGAGTTGTCGAACAGGTCGACGAACAGGAAAGCGAAGATCACGCTGACCAGGCCCACGTCGAGGGCCCCGGCGATGTCCAGCTGCAGGAATGTCGGTGCCAGCGAAGGTGGCATCGACACGATACCGCCGAACGGCGTGACGCCCATCGCGATCGCTGCGACCGTCACGGTGAGAATGCCGATCAGCACCGCGCCGCGCACCTTGAGCGCTTCAAGGCCGACAATCAGGAAGAAACCCAGCGTGGCAAGGATCACCGACGGCTGCTTGAGGTCGCCCATGCCCACCAGGGTAGCCGGGTTATCGACGACGATGCCGGCGTTATGCAGGGCGATGAGCGCCAGGAACAGGCCAATGCCTGCGGCAATGGCCGAGCGCAGCGGCAGCGGGATGCTGTTTACGATCCACTCGCGGATGCGGAAGATCGACAGCAGGAAGAACATCACCGCCGAGAGAAACACCGCGCCCAACGCGACCTGCCAGGTGTGGCCCATGTGCAGGACCACGGTGTAGGTGAAGAACGCGTTCAAGCCCATGCCCGGCGCCAAGGCGATCGGGTAGTTGGCGATCAGGCCCATGGTCGCCGAGCCGATGGCGGCAGCCAGGCAGGTGGCGACGAAGATCGCGCCCTTGTCCATGCCGGTTTCGCCGAGAATGCTCGGGTTGACGAACAGGATGTAGGCCATCGCCAGGAAGGTGGTGACGCCCGCAAGAATCTCGGTGCGCACGTTGGTGTTGTGTGCTTTTAGTTGAAACAGCCTTTCCAGCATGCCCGCTCCCCGAGGCGCCCCCGGCGCCGTGAATGTATCGACCCCATCAGCAAAGCACAGACCGTAACGGCTGCCGTGGTTTTGCGTGGGGAGGAAAAAAGCCGCGCATCATACCAGCATGACTGGCAGGGGCCTATGGCCGTTCAGGCCCCCGTCAACCATTGTGCAACCGATCCCGCGTAGCCAGTGTCGGGAACAACTTTATCCACACACCGGTCACCACCAAGGTGCCGACGCCGCCCAGCACCACCGCCGGCACCGTGCCGAACCAGTGCGCCGTGACCCCCGATTCGAACTCGCCGAGCTGATTCGAGGCACCGATGAACAGGCCGTTGACAGCACTCACCCGGCCACGCATCTCGTCCGGCGTCTCCAGCTGCACGAACGCACCGCGTATCACCATGCTGATCATGTCTGCTGCGCCCAGCACCACCAGTACCGCCAGCGAGAACCAGAATGAGGTCGACAGGCCAAAGGCGATGGTTGCCACGCCGAACACCCCGACTGCGGTGAACATGGTGCGGCCGACTTTGCGCTCCACTGGGAAGCGCGCCAACCAGAACGACATTAACAGCGCGCCCACTGCTGGCGCCGACCTCAACAGGCCCAGGCCCCACGGCCCTGTGAGCAGGATGTCCTTGGCGAACACTGGCAGCAGCGCGGTGGCGCCCCCCAGCAGCACGGCGAAAAGGTCGAGGGAGATTGCCCCGAGAATGTCTGGCCGGCTGCGGATGAAGCGCACGCCTGCCAGTAGCGACTCCAGGCTGGCGCGACCGCGCTGCGGCACTTGCTGGCGCGAATTCAGGCTCAGCATGAGCAGGCAGGCAATGGCATACAGGGCCACGGTCGGGCCATACACCCAGGTACTGCCGACGGCATACAGGAGCCCACCCACGGCCGGGGCGACGATGGTTGCCGCCTGGGTGGCCGAGGCTGACGCCGCTACGGCCCGAGGAAACAGCCCCGGCGGCACCACATTGGGCAGCAGCGCCTGGGTGGCGGGCATCTCGAACGAGCGGGTGGCTCCGAGCAGGAAGGCGAGGGCGAAGATCAGTTCGCGGCTGACGCTGTCAGTGGCGCTGCCCAGGGCCAGCACCAGGGCGATTAGCCCCTGCAGGGTCTGGCACAGGGCCGCGACCTTGCGCCGGTCATAGCGGTCGGCGACATGCCCGGTGTGCAACATGAACAGCACCCGCGGCGCGAATTCGACAAGGCCGACCAGGCCCAGGTCGAGCACATTGCCGGTCAACTGGTAGAGGTGCCAGCCAATGGCCACGGTGAGCATCTGGAAACCACTGGCGGTGAACACCCGGGCTAGCCAGAAGGCAATGAAAGGGCGGTGATGGCGCAACAACTGCGGTGCGGAATCGGACATCGGAAACCTGTGGCCTCGGCGCAGTAGAGGGGGCGGCAGATTATCATCTGTTTGTAACAAACGGTTGCTGTTTGCCGTTGTCGGCATGGTTCCATCGGCTCTGGAAGGGGGGTGGGGCAACCGGTCACGCGGCAAACAACCGCACCGCCTGCCGGGCGATTCAGGACTATGCTTGCTATCAATCGTTGATCTGGATCAATCGTTCCAGAAACAACGAATTGGCCTGTGGGCCGAAATCCCTGCGATCGAACAGAACAATTCCAACGTGCCGCACTCGACACTAACGCGGGGGCAGTGGGCAACGGGCCACGAGCCCGGAAGCCGGATTACCTGAAGAGGAAGCATCATGTTCGGAATAGAAGCCCTCGAGCTCGCCCGAATTCAGTTTGCCTTTACCGTGTCGTTCCACATCCTGTTCCCGGCCATCACCATTGGCCTTGCGAGTTACCTGGCGGTTCTAGAAGGCCTTTGGCTGAGAACCAACGAGCAGGTCTACCGTGACCTTTACCACTTCTGGTCGAAGATCTTCGCCGTGAACTTCGGTATGGGGGTGGTTTCCGGCCTGGTCATGGCCTACCAGTTCGGTACCAACTGGAGTCGTTTCTCCGACTTCGCCGGCGCTGTCACTGGCCCACTGCTCACCTATGAAGTGCTGACCGCGTTCTTCCTTGAGGCGGGCTTCCTCGGTGTCATGCTGTTCGGCTGGAACCGCGTGGGCCGCGGTCTGCACTTCTTCTCCACCGTGATGGTGGCGTTGGGTACGCTGGTGTCGACCTTCTGGATCCTGGCGTCCAACAGCTGGATGCAGACCCCGCAAGGCCACGAGATCATCGATGGTCGGGTCGTCCCGGTGGACTGGCTGGCGATCATCTTCAACCCGTCGTTCCCCTACCGCCTGATGCACATGGCCACCGCCGCGTTCGTTGCCACTGCCTTCTTCGTTGGCGCCTCGGCGGCCTGGCACCTGCTGCGCGGCCGGGACAACCCGGCGGTGCGCAAGATGCTGTCGATGGCCATGTGGATGGCGCTGATCGTTGCCCCCATCCAGGCCGTGATCGGTGACTTCCACGGGCTGAACACCCTCAAGCATCAGCCGGTGAAAATTGCCGCAATCGAAGGCCACTGGGAGAACGTTCCCGGTGAGCCAACCCCGCTGATCCTGTTCGGCATCCCGGACATGGAGGCCGAAACCACTCGCTTCAAGGTCGAAATTCCGGCGCTCGGTAGCCTGATCCTTACCCATAGCCTGGATAAGCAAGTGCCTGCGATGAAGGAGTTCCCGCCCGAGGACCGTCCTAATTCGACCATTGTCTTCTGGTCGTTCCGGATCATGGTGGGGCTTGGCTTCCTGATGATCTTCGTTGGCCTGTGGAGCCTCTGGCTGCGCAAACGCGGCACCCTCTACACTTCACGCCCGTTCCTCTACCTGACACTGTGGATGGGCCCGTCGGGCCTGATCGCCATTCTGGCCGGCTGGTTCACCACCGAGATCGGCCGTCAGCCTTGGGTGGTGTACGGCCTGATGCGTACGTCGGAGGGCGTGTCCAACCATAGCTACGCCCAGCTGGGCTTTACCCTGATTGCATTCGTGGTGGTGTACTTCGCGCTGTTCGGCACTGGCCTGGGCTACATGATGCGCCTTGTGCGAAAAGGGCCGAAAACGGGCGAGGGCGATGAGCACACGCCTGGTGGCCCTGGCCAGAAGCGTACGCCGGCACGGCCGCTGTCCGCAGCCGATGAAGGCCGCAAGGCCACTGCCCCCAGCCTGAGCAAGGAGAACTGAGCCATGGGTATCGACCTTCCGCTGATCTGGGCCGTGATCATCATCTTCGGTGTCATGATGTACGTGGTGATGGACGGGTTCGATCTGGGTATTGGCATGCTCTTCCCGTTCGTCAAGGCTGAGCAGGACCGAGATGTGATGATGAACACCGTCGCCCCTGTATGGGACGGTAACGAAACCTGGTTGGTCTTGGGCGGTGCCGGTTTGTTCGGGGCCTTCCCGATGGCCTATTCGGTGGTGCTCGAAGCGCTTTATCTGCCGCTGATCCTCATGCTGATCGGCCTGATTTTCCGCGGAGTGGCCTTCGAGTTCCGTTTCAAGGCCAAGGACGACAAGCGCCACATCTGGGATAAGGCGTTCATCGGCGGTTCACTGGTGGCGACCTTTTTCCAGGGGGTCGCGCTGGGGGCGTTCATCGAGGGCTTCAAGGTAGTGGACCGGCATTACGCCGGTGGCACGCTCGACTGGCTGACCCCGTTCAGCCTGTTCAGTGGCCTGGGCCTGATCGTTGCGTACACCTTGCTCGGTTGCACCTGGCTGATCATGAAGACCGAGGGGCCTCTGCAAGCGCAGATGCACAAGCTCGGCCGGCCGCTGGCCCTGGTGTTGCTGGTGGTGATCGGCATCGTCAGCCTGTGGACGCCGATCGCTTACCCACAGATTGCTGATCGCTGGTTCAGCATGCCCAACCTGATCTGGTTCATGCCGGTACCGCTTCTCGTGCTGGTAACGTTCTACGGGTTGTTCAAGGCAGTGGCACGCAGTGCCAACTACACCCCGTTCCTGCTGACGTTGGTGCTGATCTTCCTTGGCTACAGCGGCCTGGGCATCAGCCTCTGGCCGTATATCATCCCGCCGTCGATCTCGATCTGGGATGCAGCTGCGCCGCCACAGAGCCAGGGCTTCATGCTGGTAGGCACGTTGTTCATCCTGCCATTCATCCTGGGGTATACCTTCTGGAGCTACTACGTGTTCCGCGGCAAGGTCACCCACGAAGACGGCTATCACTAGGAGGGCCCATCATGGCTGGCAAACATGGCCTGGAAGAGAAGAAACCGCTGTGGCAACGCCTGGGCTGGTTGTTGCTGATCTGGGCCGCGAGCGTGGCCGCCCTGGGCGTGGCGGCCTATGTGATGCGGCTGTTCATGAGCGCGGCGGGGCTGACCACGCATTGATGGTTGTGGGCTGCACCGTGCAGCCCTCAGCTTCACTTGCGGGCTTTGAGTATCACGAACTTCGGTGTCGCGGCCACCTGTTCAACTCCCCTGAACAGGCGCGCCAGCTTGCTGTGATAGCCCAAGTGGCGATTACCGACGATATACAACGCACCGCCGACCACCAATGCCTCACGCGCCTGCTGGAACATGCGCCAGGCAAGGAAGTCGCCCACCACTTGCTGTTGGTGGAACGGCGGGTTGCACAGCACTACATCCAGCGACTGCTTTTCCACCCCCGCCAGGCCATCGCCTGCCAGCACCGTCACCGCGCGATCGCCCAGCGCTGCCTGCCAGTTTTCCTGCGCTGACTGCACCGCCATGTACGATTCATCCACCAGTGTGTAGTGCGCCTGGGGGTTGGTCAGCGCGTTGGCGATGGCCAGTACGCCGTTGCCGCAACCCAGGTCAGCGACACGTGCATTGCCCAGGTCGCGTGGCAGGTGTGGGAGGAAGGCCCGTGTGCCGATATCCAGACCGTCGCGGCAGAATACGTTGGCATGGTTGAGCAGTTCGAGCGCCGGTGAGTCGAGACGATAGCGGGTGGGGTACGGG from Pseudomonas putida includes the following:
- a CDS encoding cupin domain-containing protein; the encoded protein is MKSLQAGMAVLTLAALAATAHAGEKTVSVTDSAKLKWQEVPNTQGAVSYANVEGDIFGKGPYSAYVRFRKGTDNGLHQHSQALPTVVLSGTFYAVIEGKRTEYSAGAYYKLPVDLVHESGCTGAADCLLFQYQGDAFDLKPVKG
- a CDS encoding methyl-accepting chemotaxis protein, whose protein sequence is MNSWFANISVNLKLGLGFGLVLVLTGLLALTGWTSLGSLIDRSNWMGDIGKLNKDLTDLRVARLQYMIANGDDAAAANTQAKLDAFSKQQQYLVSTFKSPENVKLLKELGQTISEYEVSLNKMRAGYKGSLAARDAMNVSAAKADEAMDLLGEDVMGRPEADSVRLAQYQLISKARQQLLQVRVDVRGYIADNSAANEQAALRQLESALAEIDNLKRQLPAEATRVQQLEQSIQAYREAVRQFRDAVADITTARAEMTVQGGDIVKRSDALYKIQIDRRDAESAQARSLQTIATLLALLVGVLAAVLITRQITRPLHDTLQAVERIAGGDLTHNLRVTRRDEIGVLQQGIARMGSTLRELITGIRDGVTQIASAAEELSAVTEQTSAGANSQKVETDQVATAMHEMAATVQEVARNAEQASHAATGADDEARAGDRVVGEAISQIERLAEEVHRSTEAMNLLQQESQKIGSVMDVIKSVAEQTNLLALNAAIEAARAGEAGRGFAVVADEVRGLAQRTQKSTEEIEELVAGLQHGTQQVANAMQGSRTLTDSSVELARKAGTSLENITSTVSSIQSMNQQIAAAAEQQSAVAEEISRSILNVRDVSEQTAAASDETAASSVELARLGGHLQTLVSQFRV
- the pcaG gene encoding protocatechuate 3,4-dioxygenase subunit alpha — encoded protein: MPIELLPETPSQTAGPYVHIGLALEAAGNPTRDQEIWNRMAKPEAPGEHILLIGHVYDGNGHLIRDSFLELWQADTNGQYQDDYNLENAFNSFGRTATTFDAGEWTVQTVKPGVVNNAAGVPMAPHINISLFARGINIHLHTRLYFDDEAEANAKCPVLNLIEQPQRRETLIAKRCEVDGKTAYRFDIRVQGEGETVFFDF
- the trmA gene encoding tRNA (uridine(54)-C5)-methyltransferase TrmA encodes the protein MSAAFDPSAYDAQLQAKVTRLRELLAPFGAPQPAVFDSPREHYRLRAEFRLWREDGQRHYAMFAPGEKHKAILIDDFPIASERINALMPRLKAAWQASDELSNRLFQVEFLTTLAGDAMVTMCYHRPLDDAWEVAARQLAEELGVSLIGRSKGKRLVIGRDYAVEKLDVAGRVFSYRQPEGAFTQPNGAVNQKMLSWAYDAIGERDDDLLELYCGNGNFTLPLATRVRQVLATEISKTSVNAALSNLSENAVDNVRLVRLSAEELTQALNEVRPFRRLEGIDLKSYAFGTVFVDPPRAGMDPDTCELTRRFERILYISCNPETLAQNISQLQDTHRIERCALFDQFPYTHHMESGVLLVRR
- a CDS encoding LysR family transcriptional regulator; this encodes MDQLSAMQTFRRVVDLGSFSAAASQAGLSHTALSRQVTQLERHLGTQLLARTTRRLHLTEAGALFYRHCVQILEQMQAMTLELSEHQKQPSGTLRLGVATAFGELELGRWLPEFVERYPQLQIELHCSDRFIDLLEEEIDICLRVTDHLPDSSLVARRLATSEVLLVAAPRYLERHGTPASPDDLASHPLLGYSQLLHPQRLLLANEAGEQRQILMPRRVSANSPMALRAAAIGGLGIASFDCFIVQDALADGRLVPVLADWRLAARGLYAVYPQSRYLAPKVRALLDFVQAFYTRPPWRP
- a CDS encoding NCS2 family permease, which encodes MLERLFQLKAHNTNVRTEILAGVTTFLAMAYILFVNPSILGETGMDKGAIFVATCLAAAIGSATMGLIANYPIALAPGMGLNAFFTYTVVLHMGHTWQVALGAVFLSAVMFFLLSIFRIREWIVNSIPLPLRSAIAAGIGLFLALIALHNAGIVVDNPATLVGMGDLKQPSVILATLGFFLIVGLEALKVRGAVLIGILTVTVAAIAMGVTPFGGIVSMPPSLAPTFLQLDIAGALDVGLVSVIFAFLFVDLFDNSGTLIAVAKRAGLMGKDGHMPKMGRALIADSTAAMAGSLLGTSTTTSYIESAAGVSAGGRTGLTAIVVAVLFLLALFFAPLAGSVPAFATAPALLFVAVLMASGLAEINWDDVTEAAPVVVTALAMPLTYSIANGIAFGFISWTAVKLISGRRRDLNPALVILSILFVIKLGWFNA
- the pcaH gene encoding protocatechuate 3,4-dioxygenase subunit beta; this translates as MPAQDNSRFVIRDRNWHPKALTPDYKTSIARSPRQALVSIPQSISETTGPDFTHLGFGAHDHDLLLNFNNGGLPIGERIIVAGRVVDQYGKPVPNTLVEMWQANAGGRYRHKNDRYLAPLDPNFGGVGRCLTNSEGYYSFRTIKPGPYPWRNGPNDWRPAHIHFGISGPSIATKLITQLYFEGDPLIPMCPIVKSIANPEAVQQLIAKLDMSNANPMDCLAYRFDIVLRGQRKTHFENC
- a CDS encoding neutral zinc metallopeptidase; protein product: MEWRKGRRSDNVVDARGQGGGGGGMRFGGGKGLGLGAILLIVGIGWLTGQDPLQILGQLTGQMEQQQAPSGAGTKAPAANDEQAQFVASILGDTEDTWKALFSQAGKQYRDPKLVLFSGQVNSACGFASAAVGPFYCPADQRVYLDMSFFREMETRFAAAGDFAQAYVIAHEIGHHVQTLLGVSAKVDAARRAGQRLEGDNGLLVRQELQADCLAGVWAYQAQQRLNWLEPGDVEEALNAANAIGDDRLQQKGQGRVVPDSFTHGTSAQRVRWFKAGFAQGDVNSCDTFSARSL